GGTCTCTCTCCGTTCCAATCTGACGGCCTTGTCCGACGGAAGCCATGATCCTTTGAGAGCCCTTTTAGAAAAGTACCGGGTGGCCATTATAGCTTCCCTGCCTTCTTCAAACCCTTCACAAGCCGATGCCCAGCGGGGCCAGGGGATCTTTTTAAAATCCATCCGGGCCATGCAGGGCCTCAATGCCCGGGGATATGGTCAGGAGGGCTCCGGTCTGGAACTGAATCTGGTGGCTAATCCGACAGGGGCTTATCTGCCTTCCTCTCAGGAACAGATTGAAAAAAAATTCCGTCTCGATTTAAAAAACAAATGGGGTGTGGTCTTCAATCATCTTTATGCCTTTGCCAACGTTCCTCTCGGCCGATTTCGTCTCTGGCTTTCAAAATCGGGTAATCTGGAATCCTATTGTCAAAAGCTGGCCCAATCCTTCAATCCTGCAGCCCTGGAAGGGGTCATGTGCCGCACCATGGTTTCTGTTTCCTGGGATGGCTTTCTTTTTGATTGTGATTTTAATCTATCCCAGGGTCTTTTCATGGGAGGTAAAAAGACGCCCCTTTCTGAAGGAAAACCCCTCCTTCGTCCGGGGGCGCCGATCGCCGTCTCCGACCATTGCTATGCCTGCACTGCCGGGGCCGGGTTTACCTGAGCCGGGACAATTTGTTCCTGAGTTACAGGACCTTTGGAATTCGGATTGCGGATTGCGGATTGCGGAATTAAAAAAAAACCCTTTCTATGTTTCGTTGGTCCCCAAAGGGGCATGAGAATTAATTACCAAAATACAAATTTCGAAATGGTTGAATATCCGGTACCCCATAAGCCCCTTAAAGAACGGGCCATCCTCTTTACCCGCTATCCGGAAGTCGGCAAGGTCAAGACCCGTCTGATCCCGACTCTTGGTCCGGAAGGTTCCTGTGAACTGCACCGTCGGATGACCGAATTGGCTTTGGAACAGGTCAGAGAGCTTACTTTATCCCGCCCGGTGTCTATCGAAGTCCGCTTCGAGGGGGGAGATGCGCACTTAATGCAGGAATGGCTGGGTCCTGATTTGTCTTATTCTCCCCAGGGCAAGGGGGATTTGGGGGTCCGCATGGAAAGGGCCTTTCAGGATGCCTTCCGGGACGGATTCCAGGCCGTGGTCCTGATCGGGTCGGATTGTCCGGCCCGGACCTCAAAAATATTGCAGAAGGCCTTTGACGGCCTTGGCAATA
The nucleotide sequence above comes from Deltaproteobacteria bacterium. Encoded proteins:
- the arsS gene encoding arsenosugar biosynthesis radical SAM protein ArsS (Some members of this family are selenoproteins.); amino-acid sequence: MNKSTITAIPTFPQTLAQHKRSITRLKTSTLQINMGLLCNQECRHCHLEAGPHRSEIMTAETIQEVVAFAREGAFQAADITGGAPELNTNLPLLIREISPLVQRVSLRSNLTALSDGSHDPLRALLEKYRVAIIASLPSSNPSQADAQRGQGIFLKSIRAMQGLNARGYGQEGSGLELNLVANPTGAYLPSSQEQIEKKFRLDLKNKWGVVFNHLYAFANVPLGRFRLWLSKSGNLESYCQKLAQSFNPAALEGVMCRTMVSVSWDGFLFDCDFNLSQGLFMGGKKTPLSEGKPLLRPGAPIAVSDHCYACTAGAGFT